From the genome of Vicia villosa cultivar HV-30 ecotype Madison, WI linkage group LG2, Vvil1.0, whole genome shotgun sequence, one region includes:
- the LOC131651987 gene encoding lysine histidine transporter-like 8: MGESKEIWSAPITPRTGNSLMGTPMVASPPVSCPPSQLHSPSLTRSPLLQSENGDAPHPRSKTPKTPRTPRTPRMSLTPRFITPLASPMRKALKLTKLDPQDAWLPITESRNGNKYYAAFHTLCSGVGIQALVLPVAFTILGWAWGIIVLTIAFIWQLYTLWLLVHLHESVENGVRYSRYLQLSFATFGEKLGKLLALFPILYLSAGTCTTIVIIGGSTARTFYQVVCGDSCTSKPMTTVEWYLVFTCAAVVLSQLPNLNSIAGVSLIGAVTAVGYCTSIWAASVAQGALPGVNYNPVRGENKVENVFSVLNAFGIIAFAFRGHNLILEIQATMPSSEKHPSHVPMWKGVKASYTLIAVCIFPLAIGGYWAYGQLIPSNGGMLTALYMYHSKDVSRFVLGLTSFFVVVNGLCSFQIYGMPVFDDMESAYTMRKKKPCPWWLRVIFRVFFGFLNFLIATAIPFLSSLAGLIGGVALPVTLAYPCFMWLKVKKPKKYSWMWYLNWFLGTFGMGLSVILVTASIYVIVDTGINVSFFDPK; this comes from the exons atggGTGAATCTAAGGAAATATGGTCAGCACCAATAACACCAAGAACAGGAAACTCATTGATGGGAACACCTATGGTAGCATCACCACCAGTTTCATGTCCACCTTCACAGCTTCACTCACCATCTCTCACAAGATCACCACTTCTTCAATCAGAAAATGGAGATGCACCACATCCTAGGAGCAAGACTCCAAAGACACCTAGAACTCCTAGAACACCAAGAATGTCTTTGACTCCAAGGTTTATTACTCCTCTGGCAAGTCCTATGAGGAAAGCTTTGAAACTAACAAAGCTTGACCCTCAAGATGCTTGGTTGCCAATCACTGAGTCTAGGAATGGTAACAAATATTATGCTGCTTTTCATACTCTTTGCTCTGGGGTTGGTATTCAAGCTCTTGTTCTTCCTGTTGCTTTCACTATTCTTGGTTG GGCATGGGGAATAATAGTTTTAACAATAGCATTCATATGGCAACTTTACACCTTATGGCTCCTCGTCCATCTTCACGAATCCGTCGAGAATGGCGTTCGTTACAGCCGTTACCTTCAACTCAGCTTCGCCACATTCG gtgaAAAACTGGGGAAACTACTAGCACTATTTCCAATATTATACCTATCAGCAGGAACATGCACCACAATTGTCATCATAGGAGGATCAACTGCTAGAACATTCTACCAAGTTGTATGTGGAGATTCATGCACTTCCAAACCTATGACTACTGTGGAATGGTACTTGGTTTTTACATGTGCAGCTGTGGTTTTGTCTCAGTTGCCAAACTTGAATTCCATTGCTGGAGTTTCCCTTATTGGAGCTGTCACTGCTGTTGGGTATTGTACCTCTATTTGGGCTGCTTCTGTGGCACAAGGTGCTTTACCAGGGGTGAACTATAATCCTGTGAGGGGGGAGAATAAAGTTGAAAATGTTTTTAGTGTGCTTAATGCTTTTGGTATCATTGCTTTTGCCTTTAGAGGTCACAATCTCATCCTTGAAATTCAG GCTACTATGCCTTCAAGTGAGAAGCATCCATCACATGTGCCCATGTGGAAAGGAGTAAAAGCTTCTTACACACTCATTGCTGTCTGCATATTTCCCTTAGCTATTGgtggctattgggcttatggacAACTG ATTCCTTCAAATGGAGGAATGCTTACGGCCCTATACATGTACCATTCTAAAGACGTATCAAGATTCGTCCTAGGTTTAACCAGTTTTTTCGTGGTTGTGAACGGCTTGTGTTCGTTTCAAATATATGGCATGCCGGTTTTTGATGACATGGAATCGGCTTACacaatgagaaagaagaagcCATGTCCATGGTGGTTGCGCGTGATTTTCCGTGTCTTCTTTGGGTTTTTGAACTTCTTAATAGCAACGGCGATTCCGTTTTTGTCGAGTTTGGCTGGTTTGATCGGAGGAGTAGCATTGCCAGTGACATTGGCATATCCATGTTTCATGTGGCTCAAAGTAAAGAAGCCAAAGAAGTATAGTTGGATGTGGTATCTCAATTGGTTCTTGGGAACATTTGGTATGGGTCTAAGTGTGATATTGGTGACAGCTAGTATATATGTTATTGTTGATACCGGTATTAATGTGAGCTTTTTTGACCCTAAATAA